One Oryza glaberrima chromosome 11, OglaRS2, whole genome shotgun sequence genomic region harbors:
- the LOC127753877 gene encoding uncharacterized protein LOC127753877, with the protein MSLSQPRRGREEESDDGRVGGEGKRPRYCFCCQETQDFYKSQIEILKKEMQCMSKGFIEERKVLQRKMQLFYQNSQLQLNEQISEQQRRMEQIWGQFNTLISLLHYLNKNGEVATTPIPNQTKVKDSMQNEGRWPLGRSPRILAWGSEVSGGGKRRGR; encoded by the exons ATGTCGCTCTCTCAGCCTCGGCGGGgcagggaggaggagagtgATGACGGCCGTGTTGGTGGCGAAGGCAAGCGACCTCGGTACTGCTTCTGTTGCCA GGAGACACAAGATTTCTACAAGAGCCAGATTGAAATACTCAAGAAAGAAATGCAATGTATGTCAAAAGGTTTCATTGAAGAGCGCAAAGTCTTACAGAGAAAGATGCAACTGTTTTACCAAAATTCCCAGCTGCAGCTCAATGAGCAGATCAGTGAGCAACAGAGGAGGATGGAACAGATCTGGGGGCAGTTCAACACCTTGATTTCG CTGCTGCATTACCTGAATAAAAATGGAGAGGTGGCAACGACTCCGATTCCAAATCAGACGAAGGTCAAGGACTCCATGCAAAACGAGGGCAGGTGGCCGTTGGGGAGATCACCGAGAATCCTGGCGTGGGGCAGTGAGGTGTCCGGCGGGGGAAAGCGAAGGGGCCGGTGA